A stretch of Zootoca vivipara chromosome 13, rZooViv1.1, whole genome shotgun sequence DNA encodes these proteins:
- the LOC118078467 gene encoding olfactory receptor 14A16-like, whose product MNATIGNESSVSEFLLLEFSAVRELQILHFFLFLVLYLAIVFGNLLIISAVAFDHHLHTPMYFFLMNLAIQDIGAVSVTIPKSMANSFMNTRHISYAGCVAQVFFFFFFLSCDIALLTVMAYDRYAAICNPLQYEMVMNTAACKQMVAGVWVAGILNAVMHTSAIFATPFCSNIVNQFFCEIPQLLKLSCSNLYLTEIGVLLVSITFVFGCFVFIIVTYVHIFTVVLKVPSLQGRKKAFSTCIPHLVVFSLFCVTECFAYLRPPSKTPSNGDFAITVMYTIVPPMFNPIIYSIRNKEIKNAVSKLLGVKHPSMNIFFRFFSEKVTFPLVGLSIGNCGDITTSSSF is encoded by the coding sequence ATGAATGCAACGATTGGCAATGAATCCTCTGTCTCTGAATTTCTACTCCTGGAGTTTTCAGCTGTACGGGAACTGCAGATTCTACACTTCTTTCTGTTCCTGGTATTGTACCTGGCAATTGTATTTGGGAATCTTCTCATCATCTCTGCTGTAGCCTTTGACCACCACCTTCACACtcccatgtacttctttctgATGAACCTGGCCATACAGGACATAGGGGCTGTTTCAGTCACCATCCCCAAATCTATGGCCAATTCTTTCATGAATACCAGACACATATCTTATGCTGGATGCGTTGctcaagtttttttctttttctttttcttatcatGTGATATTGCCCTTCTTACGGTTATGGCATATGATCGCTATGCTGCCATCTGCAATCCCTTACAATATGAAATGGTGATGAACACGGCAGCCTGCAAACAAATGGTTGCTGGTGTGTGGGTTGCTGGAATTTTAAATGCAGTCATGCACACGAGTGCAATTTTTGCAACCCCTTTCTGCTCAAACATTGTCAATCAGTTTTTCTGTGAGATCCCACAGTTACTTAAACTTTCCTGCTCTAATTTATACCTTACAGAAATTGGAGTCTTGCTGGTGAGCATAACATTTGTGTTTGGTTGTTTTGTCTTCATCATTGTCACTTATGTACACATCTTTACTGTGGTTCTGAAAGTTCCTTCTCTTCAGGGAAGGAAAAAGGCTTTCTCTACTTGCATACCTCACCTTGTTGTCTTCTCCCTATTTTGTGTTACAGAATGTTTTGCTTACCTTAGGCCTCCCTCAAAAACTCCATCTAATGGGGACTTTGCAATAACTGTGATGTATACCATTGTACCACCCATGTTCAACCCAATAATTTACAGCATAAGAAATAAAGAGATTAAAAATGCTGTATCAAAGCTCTTGGGTGTGAAGCACCCTTCTATGAATATCTTTTTCAGGTTTTTTTCTGAAAAGGTTACATTTCCCTTGGTAGGTCTAAGCATAGGGAACTGTGGAGATATCACAACCAGTTCCAGCTTCTAG
- the LOC118079104 gene encoding olfactory receptor 14A16-like, which translates to MNARIGNESSVSEFILQEFSAIREMQILHFFLFLVLYLATVFGNLLIISAVAFDHHLHTPMYFFLMNLAIQDLVAVSVTIPKSIANSLMNTRHISYAGCVAQVLLFVFFLSSDTALLTVMAYDRYVAICNPFQYEMVINRAACIKMVAGVWVTGFLNAVMHTSATFATPFCSNIVNQFFCEIPHLLTLACSSLYLTEIGVLVVSVIMVTGCFVFIVVTYVHIFTVVLKIPSVQGRKKAFSTCIPHLVVFSIFCFTGCFAYLRPPSKTPSDLDFALTLMYTFVPPMFNPIIYSMRNTEIKNALSKLLGFRQSSVNISFWLILKR; encoded by the coding sequence ATGAATGCAAGAATAGGTAATGAATCCTCTGTCTCTGAATTTATACTCCAGGAGTTCTCAGCAATACGAGAAATGCAGATTCTacacttcttcctcttcctggtaTTGTATCTGGCAACTGTATTTGGGAATCTTCTCATCATCTCTGCAGTAGCCTTTGACCATCACCTTCACACtcccatgtacttctttctgATGAACCTGGCCATACAGGACCTAGTTGCTGTTTCAGTCACTATCCCCAAATCCATAGCCAATTCTCTCATGAATACAAGACACATTTCTTATGCTGGATGTGTTGCTCAGGTcctcttatttgttttctttctatcATCTGATACCGCCCTGCTTACAGTCATGGCATATGATCGCTATGTTGCCATTTGCAATCCATTCCAATATGAAATGGTGATAAATAGGGCAGCCTGTATAAAAATGGTTGCTGGTGTGTGGGTCACTGGATTTCTTAATGCAGTCATGCACACTAGTGCAACTTTTGCAACCCCTTTCTGTTCAAACATTGTCAATCAGTTCTTTTGTGAGATCCCACATTTACTTACACTTGCCTGCTCAAGCTTATACCTGACAGAAATTGGAGTGTTGGTGGTGAGTGTAATCATGGTGACTGGCTGCTTTGTCTTCATTGTTGTCACTTATGTACACATCTTCACTGTCGTCCTGAAAATTCCTTCTGTTCAGGGAAGGAAAAAGGCCTTCTCCACTTGCATACCCCACCTTGTTGTCTTCTCCATATTTTGTTTCACAGGATGTTTTGCTTACCTTAGGCCTCCATCTAAAACTCCATCTGACCTGGACTTTGCGTTAACTTTGATGTATACTTTTGTTCCACCCATGTTCAATCCAATAATCTACAGTATGAGAAACACAGAGATTAAAAATGCTTTATCAAAGTTGCTGGGTTTCAGGCAATCTTCTGTTAATATCTCTTTCTGGCTTATTCTGAAAAGGTGA
- the LOC118079105 gene encoding olfactory receptor 14A16-like produces the protein MNAKKDNKSFVSDFLLLEFSSIGELQILHFLLFLVLYLAIALGNLLIISAVTFDQKLHTPMYFFLMNLAIQDLGTVSVTIPNSMANSLMNNRHISSAGCVVQVLSLLFFLSSDIALLTVMAYDRYVAICNPLQYEMVMNRTFCTQIIAGVWVAGLLYAVMHTSATFATPFCSNIVNQFFCEVPQLLKIACSNLYLIEIGVLVASTILVAGCFVFIVVTYVHIFTAVLKIPSVQGRKKAFSTCIPHLVVFFIFCFTGCFAYFRPPPKTQSFLDIALTLMYTIVPPMFNPIIYSMRNKEIKNALSKLLGFTPSSMNPFFRPILKTGNISL, from the exons ATGAATGCCAAAAAAGACAACAAATCTTTTGTCTCTGACTTTCTACTCCTTGAGTTCTCATCAATAGGGGAACTGCAGATTCTACACTTCCTGCTGTTCCTGGTATTGTACCTGGCAATTGCATTAGGGAATCTTCTCATCATCTCTGCAGTCACCTTTGACCAGAAACTTCACACTCCCATGTATTTCTTTCTGATGAACTTGGCCATCCAGGACCTAGGTACTGTTTCAGTCACTATTCCTAATTCCATGGCCAATTCTCTCATGAATAACAGACACATTTCTTCTGCAGGATGTGTTGTTCAAGTCCTCTCACTTCTATTCTTTCTATCATCTGATATTGCTCTTCTTACAGTCATGGCATATGATCGATATGTCGCCATTTGCAATCCATTACAATACGAAATGGTGATGAATAGGACATTCTGCACCCAAA ttattgcTGGTGTGTGGGTCGCTGGCCTTCTCTATGCAGTCATGCACACTAGTGCAACGTTTGCAACTCCATTCTGCTCAAATATTGTCAACCAGTTTTTCTGTGAGGTCCCACAGTTACTTAAAATTGCATGTTCTAATTTATACCTAATTGAAATTGGAGTTTTGGTGGCAAGTACAATTCTGGTGGCTGGCTGCTTTGTCTTCATTGTCGTCACTTATGTACACATCTTCACGGCAGTTCTGAAAATTCCTTCTGTTCAGGGAAGGAAAAAGGCCTTCTCCACTTGCATTCCCCACCTTGTGGTCTTCTTCATATTTTGTTTCACAGGATGTTTTGCTTACTTCAGGCCTCCCCCTAAAACCCAATCTTTTCTGGACATTGCCTTAACTTTGATGTATACCATTGTACCACCCATGTTCAATCCAATAATATACAGCATGAGAAATAAGGAGATTAAAAATGCTTTATCAAAGCTCTTGGGTTTTACACCCTCTTCTATGAATCCCTTCTTCAGGCCTATTCTGAAAACAGGAAATATCTCACtgtga
- the LOC118078470 gene encoding olfactory receptor 14A16-like: MLNQSRVNGFILLGFSEIQELQIFHNVIFVTMYLVALIENLLIITVIIYSHQLHTPMYFFLANLSFQDFGSISVTVPKSIANSLMKTQAISYSGCVCQVFFLVFFLISHYLLLGVMAYDRYVAICNPLHYETVMNKKACIQMATSVWIGGLFYSAMHTGTTFSVEFCSNVINQFFCEIPQLLKISCFDSYMKEVWVLTFGSCLAFIYFALIAFSYVQIFRAVLRIPSSQGKQKVFSTCLPHFIVISLFLVSGTFVYLKPTSRSPSAFDLLVSMFYCMVPPVMNPIIYSIRNRELKMAFWKLLINIFPQFLGKKHSSF, translated from the coding sequence ATGTTGAACCAGTCAAGAGTGAATGGATTCATTCTGCTCGGATTCTCTGAAATTCAGGAGCTGCAGATATTCCACAACGTAATTTTTGTCACAATGTATTTGGTGGCCTTGATAGAAAACCTTCTCATCATCACAGTCATCATCTATAGCCACCAGCTTCATACacccatgtacttctttctggCCAACCTGTCATTCCAAGATTTTGGTTCCATATCGGTTACAGTTCCCAAGTCCATTGCAAATTCCTTGATGAAGACCCAAGCTATCTCTTACTCTGGATGTGTCTGTCAAGTTTTCTTCCTAGTTTTCTTCCTGATCTCCCACTACCTCCTCCTTGGTGTCATGGCATATGATCGCTATGTTGCCATCTGCAATCCACTGCATTATGAGACTGTCATGAACAAGAAAGCTTGCATTCAGATGGCAACCAGTGTCTGGATCGGTGGACTTTTCTATTCAGCAATGCACACTGGAACTACATTCTCTGTGGAGTTCTGTTCTAATGTTATCAATCAATTCTTCTGTGAAATCCCACAACTGCTAAAGATCTCTTGCTTTGACTCATATATGAAAGAAGTTTGGGTTCTGACTTTTGGATCTTGTTTAGCCTTCATCTACTTTGCTCTAATAGCTTTTTCTTATGTTCAGATCTTTAGAGCTGTTCTGAGGATCCCATCCAGTCAGGGGAAGCAAAAAGTCTTCTCAACTTGCTTGCCTCATTTTATTGTTATCTCCCTGTTCTTGGTAAGTGGCacctttgtttatttaaaaccaACCTCCAGGTCCCCATCAGCATTTGACCTCTTAGTTTCTATGTTCTACTGCATGGTGCCACCAGTAATGAACCCGATCATCTACAGCATAAGAAACAGGGAGCTCAAAATGGCATTCTGGAAGCTGCTTATCAATATTTTCCCCCAATTCTTAGGAAAAAAACATTCTTCCTTTTAG